Within the Montipora foliosa isolate CH-2021 chromosome 11, ASM3666993v2, whole genome shotgun sequence genome, the region CCAATGGCAAAGATCTCCGTTTTATCGTCATTAACTCGAAGGTTGGAGAACTTATAAAAAATTTGCAGAGTTGCCAATAAACGATAATATGATGCGATATCTCTGAGAAAACAAGTCATATGGTCAGCAAAAAGTGTTAGTTTGATTTCTTCCTCATTGATTAAAATACCTTAATTCCCTTATCCTCCCGAATTCTGCAAGCAAGCACTTCAATggccaaaataaataacaaaggtgACAAGGGATCGCCCTGCCTAACGCCACAACGAATATCAAACAAATCAGtaataaaaccattatttaCGACACAACTAGATACGTTAGTGTAGAAGGTTTTGATCCACTTTATAAATTGCGTTCCAAAGTTAAATTTTTCcaagattttaaaaaggaaagaataaTTCAAAGAGTCgaatgctttctcaaaatcaactGCTAAAAGAATACCTGAACCGCTATCCGTAAATTTAGCAAATTCAAGTACATCTTCAATTGTTCGAACTCTGTCAAGTAATGATCTGCCCTTGATAAAACCATTTTGATTTGAATGAATAAGCTCAGGTAAAAGCAATTCTAACTTTCTTGCAATCGCCTTTGATACGATTTTAACATCGACATTAATCAGTGAGATCGGTCTCCAATTTTTGATAAAACGTCTGTCTTCGTCTTTCTTCTCCAACAACGTAATCATAGCTTGTTTTTGTGAATTTGACAGTTGTCCGTGTTCGTGAGGGAAATTCAAGGAATTGACGAGACATTTCTCTATGAGATGCCAGAAGCCAAGATAAAACTCCACAGTTAATCCATCATTCcctggtgttttgttttttctcaaatgattTCAACGCTTCTAAATATTCgtttgctgtaatttttttctccaaatattCCTGCTGCTCGTCTGTTAACATGTTAGTATTTACATTCTTAAGGAATTCATCAATCGACAAGCCACCCTTTTGACAAGTGTCTTTATCATAAAGATTGGCATAAAAGCTATGAATCACTGTCATTATTTGTTTCGGATCCATTATGCATTCATCATTAAACCCCACTAACTTCCTAAtacaactttttttcaaaaagtacTTATTACTTTTCTCTCCATATTCGTACCAATTTACTCTCGAGCGAATTATTGCTCCTTGCGCTATATAATCATATTGACTATCATATTcggtttttaaaatttccagatCACTTAAGTTTTCTTGACTCGGCTGTTCTTCGCATTTTGGTGTgcaatctttaattttttgtccCTTCTAATTCTAGCCTTCTGTTTGCTATAGGTAATAGTTTCATAACGGATTTTATACTTAATGAAGTCCCAAGGACCCTTGGATCCTGAATCTCTTTTCCATCTTCCAACCAATCACTGTAATTCTCAGTTATAAAAGAGATATATTcatccaggggcacccaacgaccaatttgttgtaaaatgtattattataccccagttaatgaaaataaatgttattttaaggcattttcaggtgtttttcagtgttgctgggaaaacataatctgttcctttttcccagcaagacacacaagaaatttcccagccagctagataaaattggttggtttcccagccagctgatcaaatttattttccagccaggaattctgcgcgctttcaaatccctcgatccgaaacgaccaaacaaaagcgaaaggggttttttttttttttttttttttttagtcgtcctcagtcttcagagtttctacagccagctcgggttgaaatgctagaaaaagtcagtaattcccaggcaaaacctctatcaataacaaaatttcccagccagcaagattcgtctggggaacagataaagtgaggaacagattcgttgggtgcccctgttcatcatcttctaaaagactagaattaaatttccaaaaggaaggtccccgtcccgtttcttcaattcCGTTTATATGCATTGTAATAGCGGAGTGATCCGTTCTTATTGCAGGAATAATATCTACATCTTCTACCTCTTCTTGAACACTACTGCTTATTAGCCAAAAGTCCAAACGTCGCTGTATTGTAgggtttttttgtctccatgtaAAGCGCTTAGTATCTGGATTTCTTATTCTCCAGATATCAGTCAGATCATAAGATGAACACAAAtcttcaatttaattttttacagGATTCTCTTACTTGAGGTTTGCCTCCAGTTCCATCCAACTCAGCATcgaaaataacattgaaatcgCCTCCAATAATAACTTCTAATTCTAATTTATCGAGTTGTTTTCAGTGAATTTCCTCAAAGAAGATGCATTGATCTTTGGTCTtatttggggaataaatattgacaaaaacaaaactatatCCCTGAATGACACCTTTCAAAAGTAATAAATCTTCCTTGTTCATCTTCTTGGCGTTCTTCAATATCACAATCGAATTTCTCCTTAACCAAAATCATAACCCCCCTACTGTGCTCCGAACCATGACTAAAGAAAATGTCGCCCCTCCACTGCGACTTCCAAAACTTTTCGACGTCTGGAGTACTGtaagtttcttgtaaaaagataATATCGGATCTCTCTTTTGTTAACCAGTAAAAAAGTGCCTTTCTTTTGTCAAGAGAGCGGATCCCCCGAACATTTAGAGataaaattctaaaatttaaattccGTTTTGTGAAGATTTCAAAGAGTCATTTCAGTGTAGAGAACGGAAGATAAATACGTCAAGAGGCATCTGCATACATGAAGCTCAAGCCATGGGTGCACTGCATGTCCCTCACACAAGAACAATATAAAGTTAGCCCGCTAAAatgcgaaaaagaaaacaaaaggcacaaAGCAAAACTACGACACACAATTACATAGTTAAAAAAGTAGCCAGCGAAAGCTGTTAAATATAGAGCTACTAACACAAAGGGTCTTGCAATCCTCATAACACCTAGTaacaatgcaaacaaaaaactccagttcttggaaaaaaataatgcaaatttggTAAAGAAATAGTTTTATACATGACCTGAAGTTTTAGATTTTACGTTTTTATATTTGAACACCGTCAATAAACAACTTATCAGGCTCCGCCCTACTAAAATAGACGGTCTTACCCTCTTCTTTTGCCTTTTTGAAACGATGCATCTTCTTCTATCCACGCTCTAGAATTTCTTTTGGAAGGTCCGGTGAGATTCCAAAGTTTTTACCTTTCAATTTCTTCGCCTTTGACATGACCTCCTCACGATCAGGGTATCTTAAAAAACGCGCAATTATTTGTCTAGGCTTTCCAACAGAGGAAGTCCGCTTCCCAACTCGGTGCACCCTGTGAAATTCTATATTATCAGCATCTTCCACGCCGAGTTcggtttttaaaaaatcaaccaaaaccTCCCTCGTGTCTTCGTTtacatctttttcttctttaattccAAAGAAACGAAGATTCTCACGCCGCTGATAAACCTCCATATACAGTTTCTCGTCTCTGAGAAGGTGAACTTGACTctgtatttcttgaaaattcttCTTGAACGACTCTCTTTCTGCATTAGCGAAGTTCAAACCGTCCTCAAGCTCTTTAATCTTCGTTTCTGTCTCCTTCTTAAACACCTCGAAACTTTCGACCTTAACTTGAAGGCTACTTACTTTCTCGTCCACTGATTGAATTTGATCTTCTAATTTTGGTAGCTTTTCTAACACTTGCATGGTCTAGTTTTGGCATTACCGTCTCCGCCATGTTCAGCAAAGTGAGCACCTCATCCGACTCGCTACTACGCTCATAATCTCGCCGGCTTGGGAGTATTCGTCGCCTGCGAGAGAATGTTTTGTCCCTccttgcaaaataattaaattgtgCCAGACTGAGTGAGTGATGATTCAGTGGTTCTGAGGCGTCTCAGCTGCATTGGTATCAAATTCTTTTGGAGTTATTTGTTACTAGTAAGGAATGAACAGATAACCCTGGTAGTAATAAGAACTGAGCACCGTGTCAGCTGTTTTTGCCAGGGTTAAGAACAGGTGTACGAAGCCCGGGAATGAGCAGATAAATTTGAAAGCTTGCTGATAGGGTGAACACAAGTACATACAATCATTTGGTCTCTTTCTTATGCTTGAGACTCTTTCCAAGTGGCAACCTAAGAAgctatatttttttataaaatataACCTGTTCTTCGTTTCCATCGACAAAGTTCATATAACAGCACTttttgtagtagtagtagtagtagtagtagtagtagtagtagtagtagtagtagtagtagtagtagtagtagtagtagtagtagtagtagtatagtagtagtagtagtagtagtagtagtagtagtagtagtagtagtagtagtagtagtagtagtagtagtagtatgtCTGTAAATTTCTGTTATTTTCCTGTttcccaattttatttttaacagaaatttataataattacttAGTTGACCATGTGGGGAGTGATTGCTCAATATTCTGGATGAAGGGTCATGTTCCACTGGCTCTAACCCTTCAGCACTAGTAAACTCATTTAAAACTGATACTAATTTCTTTACTTGTGCAGTAGTCACAGATCAAAGCTAAAATTGGTTTTATGTTGACAATTATCCCCGGCCTTCAAATAACAACAGTGAACGCCGTTCACTTTGCAAGTAGTGGCACTAGTTTGATTATCCAAAAAGCTAAAAAGGGCAAGGCTGACATaacagtgaaggaatatattgaaattagctaatatttcaaaaggcactgcctttcttcatcaaggTTTTTTCAATACattccttcaccgttatatcagccttgcCCTCTTTAGCTTTTGGTGATATTTAAATCACTGATAAGGTCCTTCACCAGGATCCggtgcttctgttttgttacgGGAGTCCTTGCTTAGAAAGTTATATAGTTATAAACCAAGTTGACTCCGTGAAGGTATTGCTTAGAGCGCCAGTCACGAAGATTGCAATGGGCCTTAGCTAGTCCTGTTCTCACTCCGCTTTTATCTTTGATTGGCTCATATTCCTAGCCCAATGCATCACGTGAACAGAGGGAGTCAAAGTGGACGACATAAATAGCATCATGCCTTACAGGAATAATGCCCCTTTTTCTTAAATAGAAGGGTGAGCAAAGGTAGTTATAATGACGAAATGATGGTGATGCTGAttacgacgatgatgatgatgttgatgatgttgataaaattgatgatgatgatgatgatgatgatgatgttgataaaattgataatgatgatgttgGTGGTGATGATATTgataatgatgttgatgatgttaatgatattgataataatgatgatgatgatgatgatgtcgatGATGATAAAattgatggtgatgatgatgatgatgatgatatttctAATAATGTTGAtcatgatgatgttgatgatgatgatgatcttgatgacgatgacgatgacgataacgaAAGTCCCTGTAAAAATGAAAATCGTACTTACCCTTTTTTTCCCCTCCGCCACCATCCCCGTCTttatcgtcgtcgtcgtcgtcgtcttcttcGTAAAAAGTATCGTCATTTATCATGGCATCTTCCAAAACCTCTTCCTTTTGAATCCCCTCTTCAGCTTTCACCGCCGGCAGTGAAGCAAATCCTGCAAGAAATAAAATGGTCTTTTAAGCTGCCGTGTCATCCGCTCTTTGTACGGTTATAATTTtaatagacttaactgattagagtgtaatgtaaagtgctagttttcaaccccatgtgaaccatgtgagcggtagcctactaatggaaatgggcccacacaacgctcacatggttcatatggttAAGTCTGTTCTAATATAAgtgttacacggccaacgtttgcaaaagcGTAATCCTtgcttgtacttgtacatgttcattgccgtaactttaacatcttcagttcccactgcctgctcccgtctgaccttgtagctcagtcggtggaaCAGCGGTGATTTaaaccgaaggtcgtgggtcaactcccaccctggtcagagtttttctctgtccttgtgtgggcccatttccatcaatagggctaacgctcacatggttcatatggggtagacacctagcactttacattacactctaatcagtaaaGTATGTTctaatataagtgctacacggccagcgtttgcaaaaacgtaatccttccttataATTTTAATAGGCCAGTCAGTCTCCATTTGCCTTTCTTCTGAATCATTATGTGAGCGCGACTTTACCTTCACCTTTCGTTGTATATCGGTTGTCCTGTTTTATCAGGCTAATACCCCTTGATTACGTTGACAGGTGCAATGTTACGTGAGCAGTCCACTTAGTTGAATCTCCAGTTTTAAGctgccttttagctttgataacgagtcACTCAGTTATTAGCCGTCGAAAACTAATAAATAGCCCTCtttcgatatattgaaattcagtcctaaacaaaaggtatcatctcaaggctctgggcaatgaatacaaggatttgtatagaccttattccaaaatagccgtcatttaaatattcttttgtttttattcaaattagcccttgatgcctcgttcttgagctgaaaattcaaaagaatattttgccttgaacgaggcatcaaggtctaatttcaataaaaacaaaagaatatctaaatggcggccgttttggaataaggtaaatgagtttattccccaggtgatgccttttgtttaggactgagtTTAGTTTATCGAAAGTGGGTTATTCTTGGTTGGCAAAGGCGCTTATGATCCTATacgagggggacattgggatgtattagaaaccgcaaaaccgaagaaaaaatcatccaaaaccgcaaaaccgcaaaaaaaatcCAGctaaaaccgaaaaccgcacaCAAAACCGTCAAAAAAAcgatacaatggtgacaagtgcggcatacagagcaaactacgctaaaattttatttcatcaaagtatttgtgaatgtcatggacttgtctaaagccttcatatcttttagtatctgctaaaatcataggctttatttctgccgctctctcgagcccggactttgtgggctcatttttcgtaaagcagctggtaatggagccaagttaacttaggagaatttgcacacaagtTCTCTCTTTGCAATcgcaaaaagctatagctctggAAACTTCAATCAAAACTCTCTAATGGAAAatttctatttgataactaagacctgacagtttggagattcgaatggaatgtttaatcttggtctaaAACATGCGATTGCATTGAGGAAGCAGGAACTTGCTCAAAGGTTAAATATGGCAATAAACAGATACGTACGTATAAAAAGGCGaaggatgctcgtcggaaattttacatGCATTAAAcccttaaaggagaccaatctggcgtggcccaggcgttttttgacccctaaaagagaccatattatccataacacagaaaaataaagataaaaaacaGCGACTTCTAATGATGGCAAatacattatcatctaatactttcacctacgtgaagaaatataaaagtgtaaacatacatttttatatttcttcgcgcgcaacccttaGGAGATTTTCACCtctacatatgattgcgttttccccaaaacaccctaagtgagaccaaaatccgaaatttacacccctaagcgagacgacgaatATCCCTCCCCATTTTATATGGgtgtctccccccccccccccccccccctatgaCGGAGGAACCTATGCtactaacaaagagtaagattagtCGTCCCGGTTATAaaaattttcgctaaaaacaggcagtcaaatctcgtactcgttctcgttctcgtcctcgtacTGCAATCTAAAGGtacctaattttttttaaaaaaccaacGAGCAGTTGCCCGAAAAATTCCCATACAACATTGAATTGAGGGGAGGGGGAAGGAAAACGGGATAAGCTGCAATCTCTGATTCTAGACCAACTAAATGTGCTCAGTATTGAAGCTTTTAGTCGACATACAACAAACTGCAAACTGATAGGGCTGAAATGTCGAAGGGTGGCCATCTACCAATGATAGAGATTTTGAATCATCGAGACCGGTAAATGATCATGATGACTGTGGCATACTTTAGAATCTAACGCGTAGTTCGTCAAAAAAACGACAGTCGATCGGCGTAAATACACTAACCGTTTTCCTCTCATCTACTGGACCATCGTGATAGAGTTCCTTCTCGTCCTGAAGAAGCTCGTTATTGTCATGGAATCCCTCCACAAGTCGCCcgtttctttcttctctttagcCTTCAATTCCGCTAAGACGGAACCTATGAGGAAGAAAACCACCGCGTACAGTTGCATTGCAATGTCTTCGTCGGAATTtgactaaatttcaaaatattccctCCTTTTATACACGATTTCAAAGCTCGCAAATTTCTAAATATCACGCCACGGAAAAATTAAAATAGAATCAAGAAGCAAGATTAGCCGGGAAAAATGTGTAATTCCCCAAGATTATTTATAACCCCTTGTATCGGACAGCAAACCATctgttttttcaaaatattgCGTCATTACGTTCTCGACGTATTATATCATATCAGAAGCTCATGATCTGGTTCAGACCTGGAAATTTGTCATTTAGATTTTATGTAGCtcgtacattttcccgcgcatGCAGCGTCGATCTTATTTCTTTCCGCATTTGGGCATAAAGTTGGTGTCCTAAAAggccccagctttgttccaaggaaaagagtttcaaattacacgcttcaaggtcacgtgccTCTTATTATTTAATATGACTATATAATCACAAACCACGGAAGTCATCGAATTTGTACAACCAGTGATGTCAATGATAGCACTTTACAGACATCCAACATATAGCTACGCAAATTGTCGTGTCTAATTCGATAGCACGAGCAACCAACATGTGTTTGATATCTAAAGACGCACGTCGGATTAGCGAATATTAGATGACGACGCGTGCAGATGATTATTTTAAAGTGTGAATTGAGCCTGCGCAATAAACGAGTTATCGTGATTAAAGGAAAATGGGGGAGCGCGATCGATCGATTGCTCGTTTTACTTTCTCGTTATTTTGGTATTTTGTTGGCCTCGAAAACTGCAAGTCCTTCTTTACCAACTGGTAAGAGTTcaccaaagaaaaaaactttagGGGCAAACTGTTAAGCAAACTCACAGATCACGATCATTTAGCTCAGTATTGCAGTTACTGCATGAAACTCGGCTGCCAGCCGCGTAATTGCAACATCCCACGCAAACAAAATGTGGACGACTCTCACAATATTATTTAGGAAGAATAAAATGCTTACTGAGATGAAGTTTATTTAAAATGTCACTCGGTTTAGCTAAGCAGGTGATTTCTAGGAAGCGTACAATAAAAAAACCTTGATCCACAACAGCTAGCCTAAGAAGCACTCTACAcgaattaaaataatatttacattcttttgttttgaactgACTACAACTAAGAATAAAGGTCGACTCGTTGATATCGGGTTGACAGGTATAACACTAactgttttgattttattttagttCCTGTGATGTAGATTCAATATCAAGGGCAAAAATCGCATTAATTGCAATGTCACAATACATGTCATATCAGTCACAAGATAGCTTAAACTCTTTTTGATTTATACCGGATCTTAAAGAGTAGTATCTTTTAGGTCGACTTTGAAATGAAAATCAACGCTAAAATAAATTAGATACAAAcgttttaattaaaaacatttcttgttGCGGCTCGACTCTTCCATGAATTCCGGTGCATGATATGGCACATGTTTGGTACATTTAACAAAATGTTTAATAAATTCAACTTTAACTGGTGCATTGCTCATCTTTAATACGCATATCAGTCCTTTCTTTCACCTTCAGCCCCGCGGAGATATTTAATTTGattgtatttttattgactCTAAGATGAGCAAACTGAGTGGTTACTTTCTAAAAGAcgaaactttaatttattccgGCTTTATTCTCTTTGTGCTTCCGCACATAGATCTCAGAATAAACGTTGAAGGGAAAAAGAATTCAGTCCTTGCCAATACTGGAGGACTCTTGGTTGTCTCAGTAGATTATGTCCTTGCGATCAAACACCAGAAGAATCATTTCTGGTCGCCATGCATGAAAGaaacatcattttctcctttcagccgtaaatatatgttattcactaGCCGGAAGGTCCGTATAGGCCCATACTCGAAActtcgggcacagtttttccatatacggaccgaccaaggccggtgaataacctgtttaattttaatttttttcttttgtctaaaaaGGTGTGCTCTGACTTGCGACCATTGCTAAAGGCTGGCCTGCGATGTTTATTATCAAAAGCGAAATATCAGGCAATCGCAATGATCGGTTGATTCTGTTCACAATATTTATTAATTCGTTAAGCAACActgtttacttttaaaagtatttataaaaggcttcaaaaaatctatttttgaTCCAAAACATTTCAATATAGCCATGTTAAGTCACCTGGCGCCGGCtcatcacacaagctcacgcaaccgCCCGCTGCCAGAGCCAATCGGATTGCAGGATTCGGAGAATTCCGCCGGCTCGCGCATTCAGAACAAACATAAAAACCCATATTGTTATCAATTTACAAATTACGGTTTTTTAATTTCTGCTTCtagttcctgcaaaacgtagagTATAGTAAACGAATTGACAAAAACACCGTTGATAGCAGCAATTTGCAAACTTAACTCAATTGCATGTAAAAGATGAGTAAGGTGACGTCCTATAATAAAAGGGAAAATTAGAGAAAGCTGAAAGAAATTCAGAACTATTAACTTCTGATTACCAGAAAACACTTGGATATTtgtaaaggaaaataaattacCCATTTTTTAGCTTTTGCAAGTGCACGCttagtgattggcttaaaattCTCGCTGCTTGCGACATGTTCGCAGGAATTTTCCCGCTCTTTACAGCACCGCAACCAcgtccccagggtcttctcgCTTTCCAATACGGCCACTtactatttgttattttgtgagACGTTCCACAATtaaatacagtcgaacctcgattatccggactcgttgggactagacgaaatagtccggataatcgagggtccggataatcgagaatatgaatattaatgaggaacaaaaactgattacattaAGATATCGTTTGGAAACCAATATGGTCTACATCTTCACTGTCCGTTGTGAATACCTGTACACGTGTCGGCAAACgtcatgatcttttccttgctcttgcggatatcagatatctgccgtttactaACGGCTGACAaattggtttctttttctttttttctctaatcgcaaaattatagcctgtttatcttttatcgaAAGAACAGATCGCTTACGCCTCAAGGACACgatgatcgtgaataaacatTCGTGACGTAGTGTAGCTTCTTTGCTGAACGAGCCAATAgagcgtgaaatttcacttagcaacaaagcaacactaagccaatcagaactcattcTAAAGTTCTTCATTAGTTACGACGTGTGTGAGCGatgctttattttgctttttcaaagcgaaacaaactcgcctttacttcacttttcaacgctgtagttttaaaaagaatatggctacggatcttgatcatgactaataaatattcatgacaaaattgggaccagaAAAAAGTCCGGAAAATCGAGAAATCCGCATAGTAGAGGTACGGATAATCGCGGTTCGACTGTAGTTCTCTTCCGTGTTTAACTGTAATAAACAGTTACGTAGGTAGGTGAAGTGGATGTAATTGGGGGCGAGACGGAAGTGGTATTGGGCGAAACGAATATGTTAATGAGCAGAGCGGAGGATGAATTGAGCGAAATGGATGTGGAAGCGGGCGAAGAGGGATGTCGAAGAGGGTGAAGAAGTCCtcctttttattgaaaaaactgTTTATTGACACATTCCATATTATCTGCAATTGTACCGTTACAGATGCTGCTAATCGTGCACCGTGAATTACAGCCACTAAAGAGTTGATTTTCTGCTTATCAAGAATTTCGCGGAAGCTTCACTAAAAATCCCTTGAAGTTAGCAGGAAAGCGCGCGGAGAGTCTGGAGAAAGGAAGCATACCTCTTTACACCCTTGAACGAGTTTCTAGCAGCGAGTATAACCTACGGCTGCACATCTCGCACGATGTCGTGCGTTACGAAAATTAGGAGaaagactgctcgcagtccaAAAGAAATTTAAGGTTATAAACTGCAGGCATCACAAACCTGCATATTCGAAAGAGTCAATCATCGAGGGAGAAAGTTACTTCAACTGTTTCTAACAATAGAATTGAATAGTATGGTAGACAAAAGATTTGCCGAATTCGTTATTCGTTATTCGTCATTAGTTCTCTCCAGAGGAAATCGTTACACAGAAAAAAATATGACGAAAATTCGATTCTTTGTTGGAAATTATCTAATATCTTCTCTCTTATCTAATCAGCAAAAGTGTATGCCCTAGTTATAATTATCGGAgattcaggagcccatctgaTCAGTAGATGCCTTCTTCCGTCGCACGTTTTGACAGATTTAGTTATTTTAGAAATACTTTCCTGGGAAACAGCGTTTCCCTGGTTACGGTAAGCCAATCAGTGCTGTAGATTACGCATTTACAATTTCGCATAAGTTAGCTCTGGCTAAAACATGCCGGCCAAACGGGAATCGGGAAGCTCAAATTCAGAGGTAGAAAGTAGATGAATTCCTCAACGCTAGTGGCTTGTTCTCGTGACAAAATACATGATGGCAATTTCTCCATTTCATCCTCCTTCAGAAAGATTGGGTTTGTTGTTTAGGTTCGTTTTCCGGATCCTTTTTGGCCGTATCGGCGCCTCGTTTCTTCGGGCCGAGTCGCTTCTTTGTGTCGATCACTTTCTTGGCTATTTTCTAACTCACTCTCACTCTTACTGTCAGATTCTTCACTACTCTGACAGTCGTCACCTGAATACCATTTATCCGTATCTCTATTACTTTCTACCTCTTAATTTGAGCTTTTCGATTCCCGTTCAGCCAGAGCTAATTAACGTGAAATTGACTGTAAATGCATAAGCTACAGCTAAAAGTAACTAGGTCTGTCAAAACGCCCGATCCAAAAGGTAAAAGGGGAGAGGTAGGCTCCCACTGAAACGCTTCAGGTGATTTTTATTAAAACAAGAAAGGATTTAAATCGGAATAGTCATGCAATAAGCTAagctattaaattttatttaaagaagtattaaattaaattaaagcatCGGCCTTTCATCTTCCACCGTTCATTAGTTCATTAGTTCATTAGTTGGACATGAGCACTTCGGACAACTTCCATGGGATCTCCGTCGCCAGCCGGGGAGTAATCGTCGCTCGCTAGGGGGTGTTCGTCGCCGGCCGGGGAGTAATCGTCGCTGGCTTGGGGGTATTCGTCGCCGGCCGGGGAGTAATCGTCGCTCGCTAGGGGGTGTTCGTCGCCGGCCGGGGAGTAATCGTCGCTCGCTGGGGGGTGTTCGTCGCCGGCCGGGGAGTAATCGTCGCTGGCTGGGGGGTATTCGTCGCCGGCTTGGGGGTATTCGTCGCCTGCCGGACATTGT harbors:
- the LOC137976847 gene encoding protein unc-13 homolog C-like codes for the protein MQVLEKLPKLEDQIQSVDEKVSSLQVKVESFEVFKKETETKIKELEDGLNFANAERESFKKNFQEIQSQVHLLRDEKLYMEVYQRRENLRFFGIKEEKDVNEDTREVLVDFLKTELGVEDADNIEFHRVHRVGKRTSSVGKPRQIIARFLRYPDREEVMSKAKKLKGKNFGISPDLPKEILERG
- the LOC137976848 gene encoding uncharacterized protein, encoding MPAKRESGSSNSEFISSLVGHEHFGQLPWDLRRQPGSNRRSLGGVRRRPGSNRRWLGGIRRRPGSNRRSLGGVRRRPGSNRRSLGGVRRRPGSNRRWLGGIRRRLGGIRRLPDIVLPSPPGSNRRSLGGVRRLPGSNRRWLGGIRRRPGSNRRSLGGVRR